One Setaria viridis chromosome 3, Setaria_viridis_v4.0, whole genome shotgun sequence DNA window includes the following coding sequences:
- the LOC117848896 gene encoding hydroxyproline O-arabinosyltransferase NOD3 translates to MSGRKNAGRTSPWLLILISVGCFFATYNFLTMHGRGRDGPRKFLGGAGDRDSAVSYGSGSGSDPAKRFHVALTATDALYSQWQSRIMHYWYKEMRNRPGSDMGGFTRILHSGKPDGLMDEIHTMVVDPLPEGKDKGYIVLNRPWAFVQWLQRAKIEEDYILMAEPDHVFVKPLPNLAHGDEPAAFPFFYIKPTENEKILRKFFPEEKGPVSKIDPIGNSPVIIKKAQLEKIAPTWMNVSLKMKEDQETDKAFGWVLEMYAYAVASALHGVHHSLRKDFMIQPPWDLKTDNTFIIHYTYGCDYTMKGQLTYGKIGEWRFDKRSYIQSPPPRNLSLPPPGVPESVVTLVKMVNEATANIPGWEDER, encoded by the exons ATGAGCGGGAGGAAGAATGCCGGCAGGACCTCCCCCTGGCTGCTCATCCTCATCTCCGTGGGATGCTTCTTCGCGACCTACAACTTCCTGACCATGCACGGCCGGGGCCGGGACGGGCCGCGCAAgttcctcggcggcgccggggatCGGGACTCGGCCGTCTCGTACGGGTCGGGCTCCGGCTCCGACCCGGCGAAGCGGTTCCACGTCGCGCTCACGGCGACGGACGCGCTCTACAGCCAGTGGCAGTCCCGGATAATGCACTACTGGTACAAGGAGATGAGGAACCGGCCTGGGTCCGACATGGGCGGCTTTACAAGGATCCTTCACTCGGGGAAGCCTGATGGATTGATGGATGAGATACACACCATGGTGGTTGACCCCCTTCCCGAAGGCAAGGATAAG GGATACATTGTCTTAAATAGGCCTTGGGCGTTTGTCCAGTGGCTGCAGAGGGCCAAGATCGAAGAAGA CTATATATTAATGGCGGAGCCAGATCATGTATTTGTGAAGCCTTTACCAAACTTAGCCCATGGTGATGAACCAGCCGCGTTTCCATTTTTCTACATCAAACCAACTGAGAATGAGAAGATATTGAGGAAGTTCTTTCCAGAAGAAAAAGGACCTGTCTCAAAAATTGATCCCATTGGCAACTCTCCAGTTATAATCAAGAAG GCTCAACTTGAGAAGATTGCTCCAACCTGGATGAATGTTTCATTAAAAATGAAAGAGGATCAGGAGACAGACAAAGCGTTTGGATGGGTCTTGGAAAT GTATGCATATGCCGTTGCTAGTGCACTGCATGGTGTGCACCATAGTCTCCGTAAAGATTTTATGATTCAG CCTCCTTGGGACCTAAAAACAGACAACACATTCATCATCCATTATACATATGGATGTGATTATACAATGAAG GGTCAGCTAACTTATGGGAAAATTGGTGAATGGCGTTTTGACAAAAGATCTTATATTCAATCACCACCACCAAGGAATCTTTCACTGCCCCCTCCTGGAGTTCCTGAAAGTGTG